From Anomalospiza imberbis isolate Cuckoo-Finch-1a 21T00152 chromosome 22, ASM3175350v1, whole genome shotgun sequence, a single genomic window includes:
- the FBXL20 gene encoding F-box/LRR-repeat protein 20 isoform X2, with protein sequence MGAAACGMFSNNDEAAINKKLPKELLLRIFSFLDVVTLCRCAQVSRAWNVLALDGSNWQRIDLFDFQRDIEGRVVENISKRCGGFLRKLSLRGCLGVGDNALRTFAQNCRNIEVLNLNGCTKITDATCTSLSKFCSKLRHLDLASCTSITNLSLKALSEGCPLLEQLIISWCDQVTKDGIQALVRGCGGLRVLSLKGCTQLEDEALKFIGAHCPELMTLNLQTCLQITDDGLITICRGCHKLQSLCASGCSNITDAILNALGQNCPRLRILEVARCSQLTDVGFTTLARNCHELEKMDLEECVQITDSTLIQLSIHCPRLQVLSLSHCELITDDGIRHLGNGACAHDRLEVIELDNCPLITDASLEHLKSCHSLERIELYDCQQITRAGIKRLRTHLPNIKVHAYFAPVTPPPSVGGSRQRFCRCCIIL encoded by the exons aattttctctttcctggATGTGGTCACTCTGTGTCGTTGTGCTCAAGTTTCCAGG GCATGGAATGTTCTGGCCCTGGATGGCAGTAACTGGCAGCGAATTGACCTGTTTGATTTCCAGAGGGATATTGAG GGCCGAGTGGTGGAGAACATTTCCAAGAGATGTGGGGGATTCCTGCGGAAGCTGAGCCTGCGGGGCTGCCTGGGAGTGGGGGACAACGCCTTAAG GACCTTTGCCCAGAACTGCAGGAACATCGAAGTGTTGAACCTCAATGGTTGTACCAAGATCACGGACGC CACCTGCACCAGCCTCAGCAAGTTCTGCTCCAAACTCAGGCACCTGGATTTGGCTTCCTGCACCTCCATAACCAACCTGTCCCTGAAAGCACTCAG CGAGGGATGCCCGCTGCTGGAACAGCTCATCATCTCCTGGTGCGACCAAGTGACCAAGGACGGGATCCAGGCGCTGGtgcggggctgcggggggcTCCGGGTCCTGTCCCTCAAGGGCTGCACCCAG CTGGAGGACGAGGCCCTCAAATTCATCGGTGCCCACTGTCCTGAGCTGATGACCCTGAACCTGCAGACCTGCCTG CAAATCACGGACGATGGGCTCATCACCATCTGCAGGGGCTGCCACAAGCTGCAGTCCCTGTGTGCTTCTGGCTGCTCCAACATCACTGATGCCATCCTCAACGCCCTGGGACAGAACTGCCCACGCCTCCG AATATTGGAAGTGGCAAGGTGTTCCCAGCTGACCGACGTGGGCTTCACCACCCTGGCCAGG AATTGCCATGAGCTTGAAAAAATGGATCTGGAAGAGTGTGTCCAG aTTACAGACAGCACACTAATCCAGCTTTCCATACACTGTCCACGGCTGCAGGTCCTG AGTTTATCCCACTGCGAGCTCATCACCGACGACGGGATCCGTCACCTGGGCAACGGCGCCTGCGCCCACGACCGCCTGGAGGTGATCGAGCTGGACAACTGCCCCCTGATCACCGACGCCTCCCTGGAGCACCTCAAGAGCTgccacagcctggagaggatAGAACTGTACGACTGCCAGCAGATCACGCGGGCTGGGATCAAGAGACTCAGG ACCCACCTGCCCAACATCAAAGTCCACGCCTACTTCGCCCCGGTGACCCCCCCGCCCTCGGTGGGCGGCAGCCGACAGCGCTTCTGCAGATGCTGCATCATCCTATGA
- the FBXL20 gene encoding F-box/LRR-repeat protein 20 isoform X1 — MRREMNGVTKSRFEMFSNNDEAAINKKLPKELLLRIFSFLDVVTLCRCAQVSRAWNVLALDGSNWQRIDLFDFQRDIEGRVVENISKRCGGFLRKLSLRGCLGVGDNALRTFAQNCRNIEVLNLNGCTKITDATCTSLSKFCSKLRHLDLASCTSITNLSLKALSEGCPLLEQLIISWCDQVTKDGIQALVRGCGGLRVLSLKGCTQLEDEALKFIGAHCPELMTLNLQTCLQITDDGLITICRGCHKLQSLCASGCSNITDAILNALGQNCPRLRILEVARCSQLTDVGFTTLARNCHELEKMDLEECVQITDSTLIQLSIHCPRLQVLSLSHCELITDDGIRHLGNGACAHDRLEVIELDNCPLITDASLEHLKSCHSLERIELYDCQQITRAGIKRLRTHLPNIKVHAYFAPVTPPPSVGGSRQRFCRCCIIL; from the exons aattttctctttcctggATGTGGTCACTCTGTGTCGTTGTGCTCAAGTTTCCAGG GCATGGAATGTTCTGGCCCTGGATGGCAGTAACTGGCAGCGAATTGACCTGTTTGATTTCCAGAGGGATATTGAG GGCCGAGTGGTGGAGAACATTTCCAAGAGATGTGGGGGATTCCTGCGGAAGCTGAGCCTGCGGGGCTGCCTGGGAGTGGGGGACAACGCCTTAAG GACCTTTGCCCAGAACTGCAGGAACATCGAAGTGTTGAACCTCAATGGTTGTACCAAGATCACGGACGC CACCTGCACCAGCCTCAGCAAGTTCTGCTCCAAACTCAGGCACCTGGATTTGGCTTCCTGCACCTCCATAACCAACCTGTCCCTGAAAGCACTCAG CGAGGGATGCCCGCTGCTGGAACAGCTCATCATCTCCTGGTGCGACCAAGTGACCAAGGACGGGATCCAGGCGCTGGtgcggggctgcggggggcTCCGGGTCCTGTCCCTCAAGGGCTGCACCCAG CTGGAGGACGAGGCCCTCAAATTCATCGGTGCCCACTGTCCTGAGCTGATGACCCTGAACCTGCAGACCTGCCTG CAAATCACGGACGATGGGCTCATCACCATCTGCAGGGGCTGCCACAAGCTGCAGTCCCTGTGTGCTTCTGGCTGCTCCAACATCACTGATGCCATCCTCAACGCCCTGGGACAGAACTGCCCACGCCTCCG AATATTGGAAGTGGCAAGGTGTTCCCAGCTGACCGACGTGGGCTTCACCACCCTGGCCAGG AATTGCCATGAGCTTGAAAAAATGGATCTGGAAGAGTGTGTCCAG aTTACAGACAGCACACTAATCCAGCTTTCCATACACTGTCCACGGCTGCAGGTCCTG AGTTTATCCCACTGCGAGCTCATCACCGACGACGGGATCCGTCACCTGGGCAACGGCGCCTGCGCCCACGACCGCCTGGAGGTGATCGAGCTGGACAACTGCCCCCTGATCACCGACGCCTCCCTGGAGCACCTCAAGAGCTgccacagcctggagaggatAGAACTGTACGACTGCCAGCAGATCACGCGGGCTGGGATCAAGAGACTCAGG ACCCACCTGCCCAACATCAAAGTCCACGCCTACTTCGCCCCGGTGACCCCCCCGCCCTCGGTGGGCGGCAGCCGACAGCGCTTCTGCAGATGCTGCATCATCCTATGA
- the FBXL20 gene encoding F-box/LRR-repeat protein 20 isoform X3, producing the protein MFSNNDEAAINKKLPKELLLRIFSFLDVVTLCRCAQVSRAWNVLALDGSNWQRIDLFDFQRDIEGRVVENISKRCGGFLRKLSLRGCLGVGDNALRTFAQNCRNIEVLNLNGCTKITDATCTSLSKFCSKLRHLDLASCTSITNLSLKALSEGCPLLEQLIISWCDQVTKDGIQALVRGCGGLRVLSLKGCTQLEDEALKFIGAHCPELMTLNLQTCLQITDDGLITICRGCHKLQSLCASGCSNITDAILNALGQNCPRLRILEVARCSQLTDVGFTTLARNCHELEKMDLEECVQITDSTLIQLSIHCPRLQVLSLSHCELITDDGIRHLGNGACAHDRLEVIELDNCPLITDASLEHLKSCHSLERIELYDCQQITRAGIKRLRTHLPNIKVHAYFAPVTPPPSVGGSRQRFCRCCIIL; encoded by the exons aattttctctttcctggATGTGGTCACTCTGTGTCGTTGTGCTCAAGTTTCCAGG GCATGGAATGTTCTGGCCCTGGATGGCAGTAACTGGCAGCGAATTGACCTGTTTGATTTCCAGAGGGATATTGAG GGCCGAGTGGTGGAGAACATTTCCAAGAGATGTGGGGGATTCCTGCGGAAGCTGAGCCTGCGGGGCTGCCTGGGAGTGGGGGACAACGCCTTAAG GACCTTTGCCCAGAACTGCAGGAACATCGAAGTGTTGAACCTCAATGGTTGTACCAAGATCACGGACGC CACCTGCACCAGCCTCAGCAAGTTCTGCTCCAAACTCAGGCACCTGGATTTGGCTTCCTGCACCTCCATAACCAACCTGTCCCTGAAAGCACTCAG CGAGGGATGCCCGCTGCTGGAACAGCTCATCATCTCCTGGTGCGACCAAGTGACCAAGGACGGGATCCAGGCGCTGGtgcggggctgcggggggcTCCGGGTCCTGTCCCTCAAGGGCTGCACCCAG CTGGAGGACGAGGCCCTCAAATTCATCGGTGCCCACTGTCCTGAGCTGATGACCCTGAACCTGCAGACCTGCCTG CAAATCACGGACGATGGGCTCATCACCATCTGCAGGGGCTGCCACAAGCTGCAGTCCCTGTGTGCTTCTGGCTGCTCCAACATCACTGATGCCATCCTCAACGCCCTGGGACAGAACTGCCCACGCCTCCG AATATTGGAAGTGGCAAGGTGTTCCCAGCTGACCGACGTGGGCTTCACCACCCTGGCCAGG AATTGCCATGAGCTTGAAAAAATGGATCTGGAAGAGTGTGTCCAG aTTACAGACAGCACACTAATCCAGCTTTCCATACACTGTCCACGGCTGCAGGTCCTG AGTTTATCCCACTGCGAGCTCATCACCGACGACGGGATCCGTCACCTGGGCAACGGCGCCTGCGCCCACGACCGCCTGGAGGTGATCGAGCTGGACAACTGCCCCCTGATCACCGACGCCTCCCTGGAGCACCTCAAGAGCTgccacagcctggagaggatAGAACTGTACGACTGCCAGCAGATCACGCGGGCTGGGATCAAGAGACTCAGG ACCCACCTGCCCAACATCAAAGTCCACGCCTACTTCGCCCCGGTGACCCCCCCGCCCTCGGTGGGCGGCAGCCGACAGCGCTTCTGCAGATGCTGCATCATCCTATGA